A segment of the Bdellovibrio bacteriovorus genome:
ATCCACTTTGATGAAGCTCAGGTCACTGTAACCATCAAACTTGATAGAGGCCGTGCCATCAGCAAACACCTCGCGCACGGTTCCGACATAATAGCCCGAACCGTTATTGAACAGCACGCGAGTGCCGCCGCTGTAACCCTTCACAGAAGACACCACTTTCACCAGACGCGAAGTCTTGATGAAGCTGTATTCACTGTAACCTTCAAATTTGATTTTCGCGGTGCCATCAGCATAAATTTCAGTGACACGGCCCAGATAATTTCCGCTGCCATTATCGAACATGACTCGCGTGTCCACACAAATATCGCTGGCGCAACTCTGTCCTTTCATCAATCTTTTATGGTCAAGGAAGCTCAGGTCGCTATATCCGTCAAACTTGATGGAAACCATTCCGTTTACAAACGTCTCGCGCACAGTACCCGCATAGTAACCGCTGCCATTATTGAAGATGATTCTTTCACCCACACAAACAGATCCCGCACACTGCGCGGACTTGGTCAGTTTTGTCGATTTGATGAAAGATGGATCGCTGTAGCCTGGGAACTTCACCTGACGAACGCCGTTGGCGAAAACCATGCTGATCATACCCACATACTGATTTCCATTATCGAACAGAACGCGGTCACCGACACACTGGCTGGCCTGGCAGTTCATTGAGCGTGCAAGGTCTTTCAGGTCCAGAATAGAATCCTGGCTGTAACCCGGGAAGCTCACGCGGGCTTTACCGGACACGAAGATCTCTTTCACTGTGCCGACATAGCTCGTGCCGTTGTCAAACAGAACCCTATCACCCACAGCAATAGCCGTGGATTCTTGAGTGCGACCCGGAGCCGGAGGAGCTGTCGGCGTCACTGGTTGCGCAACTGCCGGCCCCTGCGCCGTCATACGTGGTACACCCAGATCAGAAACCGCTTTCACGCTCAATTCACTGATACCACCATAGGACTCAGCGCGGATTTCGATTGCAGTCACTTTCTGGTTCAAATTCAGATTGCCGGAAGACGCCGTGGCGTTGATATCCAAAACAGCGGCGTTACGGTACTCGCGAACATCCGAGCGCTGGCCATTTGCCAGAATCAAAGTCACCTCGTGAATTTTCACGCGGGCATTACGCCCTTTGATTTCCATATTTTGCAAAGTCAAAGCCTCTGCCAGAGTGATCTTGCGGATCTCACCGTCTTTCTTACGGGAAATCTCGCGCACCTGAACCTCGCCCGTGTACTGGCGCTGCACGGTGGACGTGGCAGTTGAAGACGTCGTCGTGGTCGTTGTATCTGTCCCTTGCTCTTTCGGTGGCTGCGGGAATTCCATGCCGCCACCGACATCATCAAAGCCCGGCAGGTCCGAAATAATGTCTGCATGAGCATTTTGCATCATGGAGAGTGTCGCAAGCACAGTGGCAATCAACCGACGTTTCATAAAGACTCCATACTGTTTTGGTTCCGCAGGCAGTAATCCAAGGTTCGTGCCGCCTGCGGGCGGCCTCAAACACCGATAAATTTGTTTTAAAGCTGGTCACCTGTCTCATTGTTGGACAGGGGGCGCCCAGGGGCACTTCCGATTATCTTGCGCGGGACAAGACCGTATGAGGACGCAGATACACCTTACCGTCGTCGTCATCTCGAACCGAGATCAAGCCACCGGCATAAGCTCCTTCTACACGGCCCGCATAGTAGCGGCCATTGCTCAGAGTGGACAGAACACGATCACCGCGGCAGAACCCGTTGGCACATTTCATCTCTTTAAATACGACATTGTGCTGACGTGCATAGGATTTACCATCATCGTCATCGCGCACATAGATCAGACCATTGGAATAAACACCCGTCACGGACCCGAAGTAGTACTTGTCACCGGACTTCGACATCACACGGTCTTTAATGCAAAGACCTGAACTGTGGCACTGCACGGACTTAAAGACGATCTCTTTTGTACGGGAGTAAACCTTACCATCGTCATCGTCACGCACAAGGATCACACCATTGGAGTAGATGACATCGATAACGCCACTATAGTATTTCGTGCCATCACCCGACCGGGAAAGAACGCGGTCTTTCACGCACAGGGACTCCAGGCAGCTCAAGCGGCGATGAATGACCTTGATATCACGGAAATAGTCCTTGGAATCATCAGCATCACGCATCTTCACCATGTTGTTGGAATAGATCGCAATGATCTTACCCACATAGGCCTTGGCTTGAGAACCCACTGGATAGGCCATGACCTCCTCACCTTCACACAGGCCGTTAGAAGCGCAGGAAATGCGTTTACCCACAGAGGAAATATCACGAACGTAGGTTTTGCCATCGTCCTCGTCACGAACCAGGACTTTGCCATTGCCATAAACTTCGACAACACGGCCGTCATAGTATTTGCCTTGAGAACTTACAGACACCACCACGTCACCGGATCTCAAACGAGTGTCCACCGGACGGCTTGGCTGAGTTGGCTGAGTCGGACGATTCGGCTGCGACGGCGGGGCCACAATCACCGGGCGCTGCACAGACATGCGAGGAACAGCTCTGTCCCCCACGGCTTTCAAAGAAATCGTCGCGGCATGGGAATAAGACTCCATACGCAGCTCAATAGTGCGAATGTCGTCATTGATATTCAGGTTTTCAGACGTCAACTGGGTGCCCGTCTCCAGAACATTGCTGTTATGGAACTCACGGATCATGTAGCGCTGACCACCCACGGTCATCACGGTCGCTTCATGGATTTTCAGACGGCTGGATTGCACGGTCAGTTCCAGATACTTCAGGTTTGTCGGCTGCACCAGATTAAAGCGATAGGCTTCACCGCCGGACTTGCGGCTGATCTGATCCAGGTTCGCCACGTCGGTATACTGACGGGTCACACCTTCATTGGGCATCGGCGGAGGAGGCGGACGGAACGTCTGTCCTTGAGAACCACCGTCCTCAAAGCCCGGCAGGTCCGAAATAATCTCAGCGTGAGCTGAGGCCTGAATCAAAGTCACAGCGGCAAGCAAACCCGCCACCCATTGTGTGTTCTTCATGGAAACGCTCCTGTTTTAATAGACAGAGCGAATTATTCCAAAGTTCGTGCCTCCACAATGGTTCCTAAATAAGCTCTAATTTTGAGCTCGGCATTTTTTACTGACTCAGAATTAGACAGCAGGTCCTTTTTCGGCGGCGCTCCCAAGTCCTCATGGGAACTGTGTTTTTGCAGCTTTCAGAAAGAAAACGGGTGACCCCGCAAAGGGTGCGATAGCAATTGAGGATCACATCAAGGAGTCACCCCATGAATTCATTTAAAAGCCCCTCCCCGGCCCTAACAACCCTGGTTGCCGCCTTGGCCGCGACCCTCGCCCTGACGGCCTGCAGCCCACGTTCTTTCGGGCCCGCAGCGGAAGAGCCTGCAGACACGTCCCAAACCGGAATTATTAACGGAGACCCGATTCGGGAACGCGGCACTCAAGCCGCCCGAAGTGTGGTGCTGATTGAGATGGTCAACAGACATAATCAGGTTCTGGCATTTTGCACCGGCACCCTGATCGCCCCGCAGACGGTGCTTTCCGCCGGACATTGCTTTGATGACAGCATCAAAGGCATGACGGGATTCAATATCGTTTTCACGAACAACTATGAAATCTTCGGCCGCAAGATGCTGGTGCGAGAAACCACCCGCCGGGGACTGGCGTACAAACACCATCCAAAATTTAACTCCACCAAACTTTATGATCATGACATCGCCATTGCGACCTTTGATGGTGGGATTCCGGAAGGCTATTCCACCGTCAGTATCGACACCGACACCAAAGGGAATTATTCCGGGCGAAGTGTTTACGTCTATGGCTTTGGGCGCTCTAAGGACTATACCGGTAAGCCCAATGAAGACCTCTTTGCATATCTGGGGCAGCTTCACCGCGGCGTCATGCAGATTGATTCCCAGTTCAATCGCTACGGCGACCGTTACTGGTTGAATTCAAAGGTTCCGGTG
Coding sequences within it:
- a CDS encoding beta-sandwich domain-containing protein, with the protein product MKRRLIATVLATLSMMQNAHADIISDLPGFDDVGGGMEFPQPPKEQGTDTTTTTTSSTATSTVQRQYTGEVQVREISRKKDGEIRKITLAEALTLQNMEIKGRNARVKIHEVTLILANGQRSDVREYRNAAVLDINATASSGNLNLNQKVTAIEIRAESYGGISELSVKAVSDLGVPRMTAQGPAVAQPVTPTAPPAPGRTQESTAIAVGDRVLFDNGTSYVGTVKEIFVSGKARVSFPGYSQDSILDLKDLARSMNCQASQCVGDRVLFDNGNQYVGMISMVFANGVRQVKFPGYSDPSFIKSTKLTKSAQCAGSVCVGERIIFNNGSGYYAGTVRETFVNGMVSIKFDGYSDLSFLDHKRLMKGQSCASDICVDTRVMFDNGSGNYLGRVTEIYADGTAKIKFEGYSEYSFIKTSRLVKVVSSVKGYSGGTRVLFNNGSGYYVGTVREVFADGTASIKFDGYSDLSFIKVDRLGRQADCHKNICTGNRVILNGQYAGTVRSVYTNGYALVKYDGYSDASYTDVSRLSK
- a CDS encoding beta-sandwich domain-containing protein, producing MKNTQWVAGLLAAVTLIQASAHAEIISDLPGFEDGGSQGQTFRPPPPPMPNEGVTRQYTDVANLDQISRKSGGEAYRFNLVQPTNLKYLELTVQSSRLKIHEATVMTVGGQRYMIREFHNSNVLETGTQLTSENLNINDDIRTIELRMESYSHAATISLKAVGDRAVPRMSVQRPVIVAPPSQPNRPTQPTQPSRPVDTRLRSGDVVVSVSSQGKYYDGRVVEVYGNGKVLVRDEDDGKTYVRDISSVGKRISCASNGLCEGEEVMAYPVGSQAKAYVGKIIAIYSNNMVKMRDADDSKDYFRDIKVIHRRLSCLESLCVKDRVLSRSGDGTKYYSGVIDVIYSNGVILVRDDDDGKVYSRTKEIVFKSVQCHSSGLCIKDRVMSKSGDKYYFGSVTGVYSNGLIYVRDDDDGKSYARQHNVVFKEMKCANGFCRGDRVLSTLSNGRYYAGRVEGAYAGGLISVRDDDDGKVYLRPHTVLSRAR
- a CDS encoding S1 family peptidase — encoded protein: MNSFKSPSPALTTLVAALAATLALTACSPRSFGPAAEEPADTSQTGIINGDPIRERGTQAARSVVLIEMVNRHNQVLAFCTGTLIAPQTVLSAGHCFDDSIKGMTGFNIVFTNNYEIFGRKMLVRETTRRGLAYKHHPKFNSTKLYDHDIAIATFDGGIPEGYSTVSIDTDTKGNYSGRSVYVYGFGRSKDYTGKPNEDLFAYLGQLHRGVMQIDSQFNRYGDRYWLNSKVPVFICQGDSGGPQFSHENGVLKVIGVNSAVYGKRLPNGQVSCAGIAQATKVAPFAPWIKTTRAQLLQATTEFSGTFSEH